In Nitratireductor basaltis, the following are encoded in one genomic region:
- the xseA gene encoding exodeoxyribonuclease VII large subunit, with translation MSSLTPSDTRSNVAEYSVSEVSIALKRTVEEQFGHVRVRGEVSGYRGPHASGHCYFALKDERSRLEAVVWKGVFGKLKFKPQEGLEIVATGKLTTYPGSSKYQIVIESIEPAGAGALMALLEERKRKLAAEGLFADERKQLLPFMPKVIGVVTSPTGAVIRDIIHRIADRFPVHVVVWPVRVQGETTGAEVSAAVEGFNRADIASGFPRPDVIIVARGGGSLEDLWGFNDEEVVRAVAASDIPVISAVGHETDWTLIDLAADRRAPTPTGAAEMAVPVKAELEAGLARLSARLKAAITRDLDRRKQASRALARALPSPDQLFALSRRRFDEAAGRLERGLSASTRAKRLRHNSLRLSLSMLDRRLTEARRRNGEFANRLASAFQNSLRAKRTRRSAVRLSLAPLNQRISDARRRHVDCSNRLPALFLKDLNTKRTRLERDAARVTPRQPLLRLQNAGERLERATERLDRAMGQRLELARNRSQQVMRLADTLSYKSVLERGFALVRDGEGVPVKRAAQLKPGQEIAIEFADGRAGAVATGGSAPAPQKKAAPKPPAGRQGSLF, from the coding sequence ATGAGCAGCCTTACCCCCTCGGATACCCGCAGCAATGTCGCCGAATATTCGGTCAGCGAAGTTTCCATCGCGCTCAAGCGCACGGTAGAAGAACAATTCGGTCATGTGCGTGTGCGCGGCGAAGTTTCGGGCTATCGGGGACCGCATGCTTCCGGCCACTGCTATTTCGCACTCAAGGACGAGCGCTCGCGCCTTGAGGCCGTGGTCTGGAAAGGCGTCTTCGGCAAACTGAAATTCAAGCCACAGGAAGGGCTGGAGATCGTCGCAACGGGCAAGCTGACGACCTATCCAGGCTCATCGAAATACCAGATCGTGATCGAGAGCATCGAACCTGCGGGTGCCGGTGCATTGATGGCGCTTCTGGAGGAACGCAAGCGCAAGCTCGCGGCCGAAGGCCTGTTTGCCGATGAGCGCAAGCAACTCCTGCCGTTCATGCCCAAGGTGATCGGGGTGGTCACCTCGCCCACCGGCGCTGTCATTCGCGACATCATCCACCGGATCGCGGATCGTTTCCCTGTCCATGTGGTGGTCTGGCCGGTGCGGGTGCAGGGCGAGACAACAGGAGCAGAGGTTTCCGCAGCGGTTGAAGGGTTCAACCGGGCCGATATCGCGTCTGGTTTTCCGCGACCTGATGTCATCATCGTTGCGCGCGGCGGCGGCAGTCTCGAAGACCTCTGGGGTTTCAATGACGAGGAGGTCGTACGCGCGGTCGCGGCTTCAGATATTCCCGTTATCTCTGCGGTAGGCCACGAAACCGACTGGACACTGATCGATCTTGCTGCAGACCGGCGCGCACCCACGCCCACCGGTGCTGCCGAAATGGCCGTGCCGGTGAAGGCCGAACTCGAAGCAGGGCTCGCGCGACTTTCCGCACGCCTGAAAGCTGCAATCACGCGCGATCTCGACCGGCGAAAGCAGGCAAGCCGCGCGCTTGCACGCGCCCTGCCCTCGCCCGACCAGCTTTTTGCACTGTCACGCCGCCGCTTCGACGAGGCTGCTGGTCGTCTTGAACGCGGCCTGAGCGCTTCCACACGTGCAAAGCGCCTGCGCCATAACAGTCTGCGCCTGTCGCTTTCGATGCTCGACAGGAGGCTGACGGAGGCGCGCAGGCGCAATGGCGAGTTTGCAAATCGTCTGGCAAGCGCCTTCCAGAACAGTCTGCGTGCCAAGCGAACACGCAGATCCGCCGTGCGCCTTTCGCTGGCACCGCTCAATCAACGTATCAGCGATGCAAGGCGGCGGCATGTAGACTGTTCGAACCGCCTCCCCGCGCTCTTCCTCAAGGATCTGAATACCAAGCGAACCCGCCTTGAACGTGATGCGGCACGGGTGACGCCGCGCCAGCCTCTTTTGCGCTTGCAGAATGCCGGCGAGCGGCTCGAGCGGGCGACCGAGCGGCTGGACCGCGCGATGGGGCAGCGCCTTGAGCTCGCACGCAACCGCTCACAACAGGTCATGCGCCTTGCCGACACGCTTTCCTACAAGAGCGTGCTCGAGCGCGGTTTCGCGCTGGTGCGGGATGGGGAAGGCGTACCGGTCAAGCGGGCTGCGCAATTGAAGCCGGGCCAGGAAATCGCCATCGAGTTTGCTGACGGACGTGCCGGCGCGGTCGCAACCGGAGGGTCAGCGCCGGCGCCACAGAAGAAAGCCGCGCCCAAACCACCTGCGGGGCGCCAGGGCAGCCTGTTCTAG
- a CDS encoding DUF421 domain-containing protein has translation MNLENMIFQDWQGIVRTMIVGVLAYASLVMFLRISGKRTLAKLNAFDLVVTVALGSTLSAVLLQESIALAEGAVALALLILMQYLVTFLSVRSQGFARLIRSEPALLAHKGEYCAATMKRQRITQEEVDSAIRAGGAASIKEVEGVVLESDGTLSILTSAAPRNLPGKDGSTRGTSRDAPSA, from the coding sequence ATGAATCTGGAAAACATGATCTTCCAGGATTGGCAGGGTATTGTCAGGACAATGATCGTTGGCGTGCTGGCTTATGCTTCGCTGGTCATGTTCCTGCGCATTTCCGGAAAGCGTACGCTCGCAAAGCTCAATGCTTTCGACCTTGTGGTCACGGTTGCCCTCGGCTCCACCCTGTCAGCCGTTCTGCTTCAGGAAAGCATCGCCTTGGCGGAAGGTGCGGTCGCGCTCGCCCTTCTGATCCTGATGCAATATCTGGTGACCTTCCTCTCCGTGCGCTCGCAGGGCTTTGCACGCCTGATCCGTTCCGAACCTGCCCTGCTCGCGCACAAGGGTGAATATTGTGCAGCAACGATGAAGCGGCAGCGCATAACCCAGGAAGAGGTGGACAGCGCCATTCGTGCCGGCGGAGCGGCAAGCATCAAGGAGGTCGAGGGCGTCGTGCTGGAAAGCGACGGCACGCTCAGCATACTGACCTCTGCTGCTCCACGAAATCTGCCCGGGAAAGACGGATCCACGCGTGGAACAAGCCGAGATGCGCCTTCGGCTTGA
- a CDS encoding efflux RND transporter periplasmic adaptor subunit yields MADPVTDTQTQRLEFDADRGSSRSRWIALGLIAALVLWMGSGFVFPAPEAPPETRAEPKPVSVATRQSVAEPVPQIFVAEGQALPDRDTTIRAETGGEIAEVLVEKGAFLEAGAVIGRFVLAEREAQLETAREELSRAQREYDNANTLLEKGVATVDRVRQAQAALAAAKAQVASAEEAVENTVIRAPFAGRLEELQIDIGEYVAAGSDVARIVDNTPLTVAIQVPQQAVRSIKPGQKAEVSFITGETAEGEVVFVGSSANAETRTFRTEITVPNADGNIAAGISAEIRIPTGEVVAHFISPAILSLGTDGTLGVKTVTEDDLVEFHEVEIVRAEVDGLWVRGLPDTVRLITVGQGFVNQGEKVAPRTAGELDIEAVEAATPQSAEPAE; encoded by the coding sequence ATGGCTGATCCCGTCACAGACACCCAAACGCAGCGCCTGGAATTCGATGCAGATCGCGGCTCGTCACGCTCGCGATGGATCGCGCTGGGTCTGATTGCGGCCCTCGTGCTCTGGATGGGGAGCGGCTTTGTCTTTCCTGCACCGGAAGCACCGCCTGAAACGCGCGCCGAACCGAAACCGGTATCGGTCGCCACACGGCAGTCGGTGGCGGAACCTGTGCCGCAGATATTTGTGGCTGAGGGGCAGGCACTTCCCGATCGCGACACCACGATCCGTGCGGAGACAGGCGGCGAGATCGCAGAGGTTCTGGTCGAGAAAGGCGCATTCCTGGAAGCCGGAGCGGTGATCGGACGTTTTGTGCTGGCAGAGCGTGAGGCGCAGCTCGAAACGGCGCGCGAAGAACTGAGCCGCGCGCAGCGGGAATATGACAATGCCAACACGCTTCTGGAAAAGGGTGTGGCAACAGTCGACCGCGTGCGCCAGGCACAGGCTGCTCTTGCAGCAGCAAAGGCTCAGGTGGCAAGTGCAGAAGAGGCCGTCGAAAACACCGTCATTCGCGCGCCCTTCGCCGGTCGGCTGGAAGAACTGCAGATCGACATCGGCGAGTATGTCGCAGCGGGAAGCGATGTTGCGCGCATCGTGGACAACACGCCGCTGACAGTTGCCATACAGGTGCCGCAGCAGGCCGTGCGCAGCATCAAGCCGGGGCAGAAGGCCGAAGTCAGCTTCATCACCGGCGAAACCGCCGAGGGCGAAGTGGTGTTTGTTGGCAGCAGCGCAAATGCAGAAACCCGCACCTTCCGCACCGAGATCACCGTTCCCAATGCGGACGGCAATATCGCAGCGGGAATAAGTGCCGAGATCCGCATCCCGACCGGCGAGGTGGTTGCGCATTTCATATCGCCGGCGATCCTCTCGCTTGGAACCGATGGCACGCTCGGGGTGAAAACGGTGACAGAAGACGATCTTGTCGAGTTTCACGAGGTCGAGATCGTGCGGGCGGAGGTCGACGGGCTCTGGGTGCGCGGGCTGCCTGATACCGTCCGTCTGATCACGGTCGGTCAGGGCTTCGTCAATCAGGGCGAAAAGGTCGCACCGCGTACTGCCGGGGAACTGGATATCGAGGCAGTTGAAGCTGCTACACCGCAGAGCGCGGAGCCGGCAGAATGA
- a CDS encoding DUF1127 domain-containing protein, with amino-acid sequence MNTSGAIRVRQPGPLSLQRVAKALASAYRAWLGRRAMASLDELEDWQLADIGLQRCDIDRLRGFTPLRDPTVELHERRVVAANITRRHD; translated from the coding sequence ATGAACACGTCAGGAGCAATACGCGTCAGACAGCCCGGGCCTTTGAGCCTCCAGCGCGTCGCAAAAGCGCTTGCTTCTGCATATCGCGCCTGGCTGGGCCGTCGCGCCATGGCAAGTCTCGATGAACTCGAAGACTGGCAGCTTGCCGATATCGGCCTGCAGCGCTGTGACATCGACAGGTTGCGCGGGTTCACCCCGCTGCGCGATCCGACGGTGGAACTTCACGAGCGGCGTGTTGTTGCCGCAAACATCACCCGTCGCCACGACTGA
- a CDS encoding efflux RND transporter permease subunit, with protein sequence MNALIDAAFSRARVVALTLLLILAAGAFAYVAIPKESSPEVPIPTIYVVTTLSGISPEDSERLLVEPLETELASISGLKEMQGSAGEGYASVTLEFEPGFDSEEALDKVREAVDRARTELPEDATEPSVNEVNTALFPILTAILSGPVPERTLNALADDLEQRIEGVDGVLEVDVGGARTELLEVLIDPTVFQTYNISFDELINQINRNNRLIAAGAIETGAGRLVLKVPGLIEDLQDVMELPVKVRGDTVVTFADVATVRRSFEDPSSFARINGQPALALEVKKRSGANIIDTVARVRAAIEEEASNWPDTVRIDYMQDESEQVKTMLGDLESNVIAAIVLVMIVIVWALGLRSSILVGLAIPGSFLSGVAALWAMGYTMNIVVLFSLILVVGMLVDGAIVTTELADRKLQEGQGPKAAYAFAAKRMAWPIIASTATTLSVFFPLLFWSGVVGEFMKFLPITVILTLGASLAMALVFIPVMGGIIGRRQPQSAAQKAQLHHAEIGDPRHMKGAAGLYVRVLEWAILRPGTTLLLAIAMLLGAFSAYSSLGRGLTFFPEVEPDFAQVQIRARDNFSIYERDALVAKVEERLMKYDEVRSVYARSMSSNRSDEEVIGTIQLELIDWDERRTAAEISEQIREEMTAIPGIDVQVQTQSGGPTAGKPVKLELRSRDRNVQEQAVEAVRKAMARIGGFTDITDSRPLPGVEWRLNVDRSEAARFGADVSLLGQAVQLLTQGITVADYRPDDAEGAVDIRVRFPPGERTLEELSNLRVPTQVGLIPVGNFVQSEPAPRTGTIKRIDQQRVITIESDVAPGVLVNDQVLKLRAALQQMDLPDSVTWSFAGEAEDQQDAMVFLIGAFITAIGLMFAILVTQFNSFYQALVVMSAIIFSVAGVLLGLLVTGRPFGVVMGGIGVIALAGIVVNNNIVLIDTFNDLKKTGMSPLEAALRTGAQRLRPVVLTSLTTALGLMPMVIGLNIDFINRSIVHGAPSTQWWTELSSAIAGGLAVATVLTLVVTPAMLMLRESRSRRKGQERPAQAPAKQEVATTTGRT encoded by the coding sequence ATGAATGCGCTGATCGACGCCGCCTTCTCGCGTGCCCGGGTGGTGGCGCTGACGCTCCTGCTCATCCTTGCGGCAGGCGCATTTGCCTATGTAGCCATTCCGAAGGAAAGTTCGCCCGAGGTTCCCATTCCCACCATCTATGTGGTGACGACACTGTCCGGCATTTCGCCGGAAGACAGCGAACGCCTGCTGGTCGAGCCCCTTGAAACGGAGCTTGCCTCGATTTCCGGACTGAAGGAAATGCAGGGAAGTGCGGGAGAAGGCTACGCCTCCGTCACGTTGGAATTCGAGCCGGGCTTCGATTCGGAGGAAGCGCTCGACAAGGTGCGTGAGGCGGTGGACCGTGCGCGCACCGAACTGCCGGAGGACGCGACCGAGCCGAGCGTGAACGAGGTCAACACGGCGCTGTTTCCGATCCTGACTGCCATTCTTTCGGGGCCCGTCCCCGAACGCACGCTCAACGCGCTTGCCGATGATCTGGAACAACGCATCGAAGGCGTGGACGGCGTTCTGGAAGTGGATGTGGGTGGTGCGCGCACCGAGCTTCTGGAAGTGCTTATCGATCCGACCGTATTCCAGACCTACAACATCTCCTTTGACGAGCTCATCAACCAGATCAACCGCAACAACCGTCTGATTGCAGCGGGTGCCATCGAGACCGGTGCCGGACGGCTTGTGCTCAAGGTGCCGGGGCTGATCGAGGATCTGCAGGACGTGATGGAGCTTCCGGTCAAGGTGCGCGGTGACACGGTTGTCACCTTCGCGGATGTCGCGACTGTGCGGCGCAGCTTCGAGGACCCGTCGAGTTTTGCCCGCATCAACGGACAGCCCGCACTCGCGCTTGAGGTGAAGAAGCGCTCGGGTGCCAACATCATCGATACCGTTGCGCGGGTTCGTGCGGCCATCGAGGAAGAAGCCTCCAACTGGCCCGACACGGTGCGCATCGACTACATGCAGGATGAGAGCGAGCAGGTGAAAACCATGCTCGGCGATCTGGAATCCAACGTGATTGCCGCGATCGTCCTGGTAATGATCGTCATTGTCTGGGCGCTTGGGCTTCGCTCCTCCATTCTGGTCGGGCTGGCCATTCCCGGCTCGTTTCTGAGCGGTGTAGCGGCTTTATGGGCGATGGGTTACACGATGAATATCGTTGTGCTTTTTTCGCTCATTCTGGTTGTCGGCATGCTGGTGGACGGTGCCATCGTGACGACCGAGCTTGCCGACCGAAAGCTGCAGGAAGGGCAAGGTCCGAAAGCAGCCTATGCCTTCGCGGCAAAGCGCATGGCATGGCCGATCATCGCCTCCACAGCCACGACGCTCAGCGTATTCTTCCCGCTTCTGTTCTGGTCGGGTGTTGTGGGCGAATTCATGAAGTTCCTGCCGATCACGGTCATCCTGACGCTTGGTGCGTCGCTGGCAATGGCGCTCGTCTTCATCCCGGTCATGGGCGGCATCATCGGCAGACGCCAGCCGCAATCGGCGGCACAGAAGGCGCAGCTTCATCACGCTGAGATCGGCGATCCGCGGCACATGAAGGGTGCAGCCGGGCTTTACGTGCGCGTTCTGGAATGGGCCATCCTGCGGCCCGGCACCACACTGCTTCTGGCGATCGCAATGCTGTTGGGTGCTTTCAGTGCCTATTCCAGCCTTGGCCGCGGTCTCACCTTCTTTCCTGAAGTCGAGCCGGATTTCGCGCAGGTGCAGATCAGGGCACGCGACAATTTCTCCATCTATGAACGGGACGCGCTCGTGGCCAAGGTGGAGGAACGGCTGATGAAATATGACGAAGTGCGCAGCGTCTATGCACGTTCAATGTCGTCAAACCGTTCGGACGAGGAAGTGATCGGCACGATCCAGCTTGAACTCATCGACTGGGACGAGCGTCGCACGGCGGCAGAGATTTCCGAGCAGATCCGCGAGGAAATGACAGCCATCCCGGGCATAGACGTTCAGGTGCAGACACAGTCGGGCGGGCCGACGGCGGGCAAACCGGTCAAGCTTGAACTGCGCTCGCGTGACCGCAATGTTCAGGAGCAGGCGGTTGAAGCGGTGCGTAAGGCCATGGCTCGGATCGGTGGTTTCACCGACATCACCGACAGCCGTCCCCTGCCCGGCGTTGAATGGCGGCTCAATGTGGACCGGTCCGAAGCCGCGCGTTTCGGCGCCGATGTCAGCCTGCTTGGGCAGGCAGTGCAACTTCTGACGCAAGGCATCACCGTCGCCGACTATCGGCCCGATGACGCCGAGGGTGCGGTGGATATCCGCGTACGCTTCCCGCCCGGCGAGCGTACCCTTGAAGAACTGTCCAATCTGCGCGTTCCCACGCAGGTGGGCCTGATACCGGTCGGCAATTTCGTCCAGTCGGAACCCGCACCACGCACCGGCACGATCAAGCGCATCGATCAGCAGCGCGTGATCACCATCGAGTCGGACGTGGCACCGGGCGTACTGGTGAACGATCAGGTTCTGAAACTGCGTGCTGCCCTGCAGCAGATGGATCTTCCCGACAGTGTCACATGGTCTTTCGCAGGTGAAGCCGAGGACCAGCAGGACGCGATGGTGTTCCTGATCGGCGCATTCATCACGGCGATCGGGCTGATGTTCGCGATCCTGGTGACGCAGTTCAACAGCTTCTATCAGGCGCTCGTGGTAATGTCGGCGATCATATTCTCCGTTGCCGGGGTGCTGCTTGGCCTTCTCGTTACCGGTCGTCCCTTCGGCGTGGTCATGGGCGGTATCGGCGTGATCGCGCTGGCCGGCATCGTCGTGAACAACAATATCGTTCTCATCGATACCTTCAATGATCTGAAGAAGACCGGCATGTCGCCCCTTGAGGCCGCCTTGCGCACGGGTGCGCAGCGTCTGCGGCCCGTTGTCCTGACCTCGCTCACAACCGCGCTTGGCCTCATGCCGATGGTGATCGGGCTCAATATCGACTTCATCAATCGGAGCATTGTCCATGGCGCGCCCAGCACACAGTGGTGGACGGAGCTTTCCAGCGCGATCGCCGGCGGCCTTGCAGTGGCAACCGTGCTGACGCTGGTGGTTACGCCTGCCATGCTGATGTTGCGGGAAAGCAGGTCACGCCGCAAAGGCCAAGAACGGCCTGCGCAAGCGCCCGCGAAGCAGGAGGTCGCCACGACTACGGGAAGGACATGA
- a CDS encoding LysR substrate-binding domain-containing protein, which translates to MAAPLDLDQLSTFLAIADTGSFTRAAEQVHRTQSAVSMQMRRLEERVGKTLFEKSGRTNRLTEDGERLLLYARRMMRLNRETLAAFDEEGLEGSVRIGMPDDYAEPFLPEIMARFARSNPRVELSVLCEPTSNLMQHVRQGNVDLALLTDDVSAEIVRREPLLWVTSANHATHERDPIPMAVGRPTCTWRRHAYEALDAMGREYRTLFTSYSVTVITAAVLSGTAVAVLPECALRPGMRVLGERDGFQPLPDCCIGLVRGHNGDTEIVEALVRHVVECLDNISAPAALASDGTPFDFESLGHRHRNGKRLRPAHLLPGW; encoded by the coding sequence ATGGCTGCGCCGCTCGACCTTGACCAACTCTCGACCTTTCTTGCGATTGCGGACACGGGCAGTTTCACGCGGGCCGCGGAGCAGGTGCATCGCACGCAATCGGCCGTTTCCATGCAGATGCGCCGACTTGAGGAGCGGGTAGGAAAGACGCTCTTCGAAAAAAGTGGTCGCACAAACCGCCTGACCGAGGACGGCGAACGGCTTCTGCTCTACGCGCGGCGCATGATGCGGCTGAACCGCGAAACGCTTGCGGCTTTTGACGAAGAGGGACTTGAAGGCAGCGTGCGGATCGGCATGCCTGATGATTATGCCGAGCCGTTTCTGCCGGAGATCATGGCGCGTTTCGCGCGATCCAATCCGCGGGTGGAGCTTTCCGTCCTTTGCGAACCCACTTCCAATCTGATGCAGCATGTGCGGCAGGGAAATGTGGATCTGGCGCTGCTGACTGATGATGTCTCTGCCGAGATCGTACGGCGCGAGCCGCTGTTGTGGGTCACATCGGCCAATCATGCCACGCATGAGCGTGATCCGATCCCCATGGCAGTGGGCAGGCCCACCTGCACCTGGCGCCGCCACGCCTATGAAGCGCTGGATGCGATGGGGCGGGAATACCGGACCCTGTTCACGAGCTATTCCGTTACGGTCATCACCGCTGCCGTTCTCTCCGGCACGGCGGTTGCCGTCCTGCCGGAATGCGCGCTGCGGCCGGGTATGCGCGTGCTTGGTGAACGTGACGGTTTTCAACCTCTCCCGGACTGTTGCATCGGCCTGGTGCGCGGACACAATGGCGACACGGAAATCGTGGAGGCGCTGGTGCGGCATGTCGTGGAGTGCCTGGACAACATTTCCGCCCCGGCTGCACTTGCAAGCGACGGCACGCCTTTCGATTTCGAAAGCCTTGGTCACAGGCACCGTAACGGTAAGCGGCTGCGCCCGGCGCATCTGCTGCCGGGTTGGTGA